One window from the genome of Acidobacteriota bacterium encodes:
- the lpxK gene encoding tetraacyldisaccharide 4'-kinase, which translates to MTSMLSALYARGAAWRRQWYARPGARRRLSRPVVSVGALAAGGSGKTPVAALVAELLRDAGEHPAVLSRGYGRRLPTRGVVVVRDPDRLRAGIDTAGDEPRMLAERLDGVSVLVSRDRYRAGRVAETRLGATVHVLDDGFQHLPLARDVDLVLVRAEDLDQPTFPAGRLRERPAAAGLADALVVDAADVDAAGAVADRLGARIWFLLRRSLGAPRPVVRRAADGTAAAASAGGGESRGPAVGGGESRGPAVGGGGIGQAAGPVLAVAGIAAPERFRDALAAAGFDVAGLLAFADHHPFTPADVRRIAAQAAAHGAGLVLTTEKDAVRLAPFAPFDFAAAAAPLRVAVEPADRFRTWLLERVAAAAGDGR; encoded by the coding sequence GTGACGAGCATGCTGAGTGCTCTCTACGCGCGCGGGGCGGCGTGGCGCCGGCAGTGGTACGCGCGGCCGGGCGCGCGGCGCCGGCTGTCGCGGCCCGTCGTCAGCGTCGGTGCGCTGGCCGCCGGCGGCAGCGGCAAGACGCCGGTGGCCGCCCTGGTCGCCGAGCTGCTGCGCGACGCCGGCGAGCATCCGGCGGTTCTGAGCCGGGGCTACGGGCGGCGGCTTCCCACCCGCGGGGTCGTCGTGGTGCGCGATCCGGACCGACTGCGCGCCGGCATCGACACGGCCGGCGACGAGCCGCGCATGCTCGCCGAGCGTCTCGACGGCGTGTCCGTGCTGGTGAGCCGCGACCGCTACCGGGCGGGGCGCGTGGCCGAGACGCGGCTGGGCGCGACCGTGCACGTGCTGGACGACGGATTTCAGCACCTGCCGCTCGCCCGCGACGTGGATCTGGTGCTCGTGCGCGCGGAGGATCTCGATCAGCCGACGTTTCCCGCCGGACGCCTGCGCGAGCGCCCGGCGGCGGCGGGCCTGGCCGATGCCCTCGTCGTCGACGCGGCGGACGTGGACGCGGCCGGCGCGGTGGCGGACCGGCTCGGCGCGCGCATCTGGTTCCTGCTGCGCCGCTCGCTCGGGGCTCCCCGGCCTGTCGTGCGCCGGGCGGCGGACGGGACCGCGGCCGCCGCGAGTGCGGGCGGCGGCGAGTCGCGCGGCCCCGCGGTGGGCGGCGGCGAGTCGCGCGGCCCCGCGGTGGGCGGCGGCGGCATCGGCCAGGCAGCGGGGCCGGTGCTCGCGGTGGCGGGCATCGCCGCGCCGGAACGCTTCCGGGACGCGTTGGCCGCCGCCGGCTTCGACGTTGCCGGCCTGCTCGCGTTCGCGGATCACCATCCGTTCACCCCGGCCGACGTGCGCCGGATCGCGGCGCAGGCCGCCGCGCACGGCGCGGGCCTGGTGCTGACCACCGAGAAGGACGCCGTGCGGCTTGCACCGTTCGCCCCGTTCGACTTTGCCGCCGCCGCGGCGCCGTTGCGCGTCGCGGTGGAGCCGGCCGACCGTTTCCGCACGTGGCTGCTCGAGCGCGTCGCCGCGGCGGCGGGAGACGGCAGGTGA